CTGAGCTCGGAATAGAAATGCTTACAGAAGCAGTAATCGAGTATAAAACTACCAATGATATTATTTATGTTCTTCTAAACCTTTCCAGATTAATTTCCATTCGTGGTTACGATGAATTTGAGATTGCGGGCTTGAAACGCGAATCAATTTCTAACGTTTTACAAAACAAAACTCCTATCGATATCACTCTTATCAATAATATGCTCGAAATTCTTAATATTGAGGAAAGAATTTAGTATCCTGCAACAAATAATAATAAATCTTCTACAGTTAAACGATACGGTAATTACATCTATTCTGTCTTTGTATTTACGAAACGTTCATATCCTCATCAGAAAATCAGATAACACATTCATATAATTAATATATGCATTGTACGGAGAATCGTATGGACTTACATAATGCCTTGCAAATGAACCTTTGGAAAATAGTTTTGTTGACATGTAAATAAAGTTATCGGAAGATTGAATTAAATCGTAATCTTTTATCAACTCCCGACTTTCGCAATTCAACATTTTATTTGAGACGGAATAAAGATTTTTAAACGCATCTTCCTGAAGTTCATTTCCTAACCAGGTACTCATATCTTTTTCATCGCCGGCCCAAGTAATAGGATGCGGAATATGCAGCTGCGCCGCCGGTTTAAATTCTTTTACAATTTCGGAAGGAGTTATCAGTTCATATTCATCCTTTACAGCCAATAATCGTAACAATTCTTTCATAAAATCAAAAATACCCGTATTCGCAATTTGATATTCCCCGAAGTTTTCATAATCAAATCCTAAAGTGAGGCACTCCCCTTTCTCAAAAGCTTTATCAACCCAAGTTAAATATTTCTCCGCAGTAAGAGGCCATTGATCCCAAGCCGTATTTCCGAAACGATATTCGATATCGTCACTCAAACTGACGTTTCTTGTAATGAGTTTTAGTGTCTGATTTGCAGCACTGGAATAAAGATATTCCGATGAGCGCCAGCCAAGAACATGTCGTGCTCCCTCAATAAGGCAAGCCTTATAAGAAAGTTCGCTGATTACATCGGCAATATCATCAAAAAACAATAATTCGGTATTACAAAAAACCTCAGGAGAAACCTCAAAAGTTTCTTCCAGAAGCTTATGTTGCTTAATAACCTGCTGTTTGAAAGTTTCCACATCAGCCAAAGCGGAAAACGAATGATTATACGTTTCCGAAAGCAGTTCTACATTACCGGTTTTAATTAACTTCTTAAAACTTTTAAGCACATCGGGAGCATACCATTTCAGTTGTTCAATGGTAGTCCCGGATATTGACATACAAATCTTAATCTTATCACCATGAATTTTTATTAATTCCATCAGAAGATTATTCATCGGCAGATATGATTTCTCCGCAATTCTTCTTATCGCTAACTTATTCAAATAATCATCATAATAATTGTGATTTATCCCCATATCGAAAAAGCGATAACGTCTTAATTGTAACGGTTGATGCACTTGAAAATAGAAACAGACTTTGTTCATAACTTTTATTTATTAATTTAAACCGAATTGTAAACATCCAATATCTTTTTTGAAGCTTTTTCCCATTTAAGATTCAGAATTTCTTCTTTTCCGCAGTATTTGCACATTTCGTATAAAGCATCGTAATGTAATAATCCATAAATCGCATCGGCCATGGCATTAACATCCCAAAAATCCACTTTTAAAGCATATTCAAGTACTTCGGAAACGCCGGATTGTTTTGAAATAACAACAGGAACATTCAGGCGCATAGCTTCGAGAGGAACAATTCCGAAAGGTTCCGAAACCGAAGGCATGACAAATACATCGCTCAGTGAAAACATTTTATCGACTTCATTACCTTTCAGGAAACCCGTAAAATGAAAATGAGTGGAAATTCCGAGCCGTGCCACATATTTTACCATTTTTTCAAATAAATCACCGGAGCCTGCCATTACAAAACGAACGTTTTTATCTCTTTCCAGAATCAATTTTGCAGCTTCCACAAAATATTCCGGCCCCTTTTGAAATGTCAGTCTTCCCAAAAAAGTCACAACTTTTTCTTTAACATTCTTTCCCGCTTTTTCCAACCCTTTAGTTTCGGACGGCTCTACGGCATTGTGTACCGTTACCACTTTATTCGGATCTATTCCATATTTTTTGATGACAGTTTCGGCAGTTAAATTACTAACTGCAATAACTTTATCGGCCGCTTCCATTCCGGCTTTTTCGAGTTGATATACAATAGTATTAACATTTTCTCCCGTTCTATCAAATTCGGTTGCATGTACATGAACAACGAGCGGCTTTCCTGATGCATTTTTTGCGGCAACGCCGGCAGAATAAGTTAACCAATCATGAGCATGAATTATATCAAATTCGTTATCCACAGCAATTTGCGAAGCAACTAATGCGTAACGGGCAACCTCATCCATCAAATTTGCTCCATAATTTCCTCTAAATTCATATTTTGTCCGGTAGATAGGATTTTCGATTATGCCTTCCGAATTTTGTAATTTTTCAATATATCTTTCATATTCAACCGGTCCGACATAAGGAATAAGTGATGAATCAACTTCGATATAAGTCATATTATTAATTAAATCAATATATTTTTTTTGATATATATCAATTTCTATATCGCTCGCATTTACAATATCAGCAACTTCCGAGTCTTCATCGC
The DNA window shown above is from Bacteroidales bacterium and carries:
- a CDS encoding glycosyltransferase family 4 protein; this encodes MKVLMFGWEFPPHITGGLGTACYGMVKGLNHHDLDVIFVVPKAYGDEDSEVADIVNASDIEIDIYQKKYIDLINNMTYIEVDSSLIPYVGPVEYERYIEKLQNSEGIIENPIYRTKYEFRGNYGANLMDEVARYALVASQIAVDNEFDIIHAHDWLTYSAGVAAKNASGKPLVVHVHATEFDRTGENVNTIVYQLEKAGMEAADKVIAVSNLTAETVIKKYGIDPNKVVTVHNAVEPSETKGLEKAGKNVKEKVVTFLGRLTFQKGPEYFVEAAKLILERDKNVRFVMAGSGDLFEKMVKYVARLGISTHFHFTGFLKGNEVDKMFSLSDVFVMPSVSEPFGIVPLEAMRLNVPVVISKQSGVSEVLEYALKVDFWDVNAMADAIYGLLHYDALYEMCKYCGKEEILNLKWEKASKKILDVYNSV
- a CDS encoding glycoside hydrolase family 57 protein is translated as MNKVCFYFQVHQPLQLRRYRFFDMGINHNYYDDYLNKLAIRRIAEKSYLPMNNLLMELIKIHGDKIKICMSISGTTIEQLKWYAPDVLKSFKKLIKTGNVELLSETYNHSFSALADVETFKQQVIKQHKLLEETFEVSPEVFCNTELLFFDDIADVISELSYKACLIEGARHVLGWRSSEYLYSSAANQTLKLITRNVSLSDDIEYRFGNTAWDQWPLTAEKYLTWVDKAFEKGECLTLGFDYENFGEYQIANTGIFDFMKELLRLLAVKDEYELITPSEIVKEFKPAAQLHIPHPITWAGDEKDMSTWLGNELQEDAFKNLYSVSNKMLNCESRELIKDYDLIQSSDNFIYMSTKLFSKGSFARHYVSPYDSPYNAYINYMNVLSDFLMRI